The following coding sequences are from one Ornithorhynchus anatinus isolate Pmale09 chromosome 11, mOrnAna1.pri.v4, whole genome shotgun sequence window:
- the LOC103166811 gene encoding zinc finger protein 853-like codes for MERGDDACVLDLRCPKARDIPRGTRTDLYETSMRASPDMTAKPTGDGSENEEEEEEEEEEGRRSLLQLQQRRRQHEEEEEGRQLRRRPQGSPLTAPMSGAAEEEEEEEEKEGEAPRPPRGSPGPGRRGRKPTPPSPPADPRGLGKLLGLPAGDGTGGPGPAPAAPRKRRRRSRDRPTICEVCGKGFSRSTDLVRHQVTHTGERPHRCGECGKGFSQHSNLVTHQRIHTGEKPYGCAYCAKRFGESSALIQHQRTHTGERPYACADCGKRFSVSSNLLRHRRTHSGQRPYVCAACGEAFRHKAQARRHQCQRRAGPGGGALADAPGPRDDQQGGARVARPPDQPGPAGEGGTGKAT; via the exons ATGGAGCGAGGAGACGACGCCTGCGTGCTGGACCTGCGGTGCCCCAAGGCCAGGGATATCCCCCGAGGAACTCGCACAG ATTTATATGAAACCAGTATGAGAGCCAGCCCTGACATGACAGCCAAGCCTACAG GGGACGGCAGTGAGaacgaggaggaagaagaagaggaggaggaggaggggcgccgCAGTCTCCTGCAGCTCCAGCAGCGTCGGCGGCagcatgaagaggaggaggaagggcggcaGCTCCGGCGGCGGCCGCAGGGCAGCCCCTTGACGGCGCCCATGTCGGGggctgcggaggaggaggaagaggaggaagaaaaggagggggaggcccCCCGGCCGCCGCGGGGCAGCCCCGGGCCCGGTCGACGGGGCCGCAAGCcgacgcccccctcgcccccggccgaCCCCCGGGGCTTGGGGAAGCTGCTGGGGCTGCCggccggggacgggacggg cggcccgggccccgccccggcggCCCCCCGCAAGCGgcgccggcggagccgggaccggcccACCATCTGCGAGGTGTGCGGCAAGGGCTTCAGCCGCAGCACGGACCTGGTGCGGCACCAGGTGACGCACACCGGCGAGCGGCCGCACCGCTGCGGGGAGTGCGGCAAGGGCTTCTCGCAGCACTCCAACCTGGTGACGCACCAGCGCATCCACACCGGCGAGAAGCCCTACGGCTGCGCCTACTGCGCCAAGCGCTTCGGCGAGAGCTCGGCCCTCATCCAGCACCAGCGCACgcacacgggcgagcggccctacGCCTGCGCGGACTGCGGCAAGCGCTTCAGCGTCTCCTCCAACCTGCTCCGCCACCGCCGCACCCACTCGGGACAGCGGCCCTACGTGTGCGCCGCCTGCGGAGAGGCCTTCCGACACAAGGCGCAGGCGCGCCGACACCAGTGCCAGCGCCGCGCCGGCCCGGGAGGGGGCGCCCTCGCCGACGCGCCGGGCCCCCGGGACGACCAGCAGGGCGGCGCCCGCGTCGCGCGGCCCCCCGaccagcccggccccgccggggaggGCGGGACCGGGAAGGCGACTTAG